A window of Phyllobacterium sp. T1293 contains these coding sequences:
- the leuA gene encoding 2-isopropylmalate synthase, which translates to MTDMTTPRIVGMPDARKKYEPYPIVDLKDRQWPSRRIEKAPIWCSVDLRDGNQALIDPMGHDRKVRMFALLLDMGFKEIEIGFPSASQTDFDFARWCIEQGNVADDVSLQVLVQCRPELITRTFESLQGATKPIVHFYNSTSELQRRVVFNKDVGGIKTIATDAAKMITDMAAKAGGGLRFQYSPESFTGTELEVALEICNAVTEIVKPTPDNKLIINLPSTVEMSTPNVYADRIEWMCRQLDNRENLIISLHPHNDRGTGIATTELGLMAGADRVEGTLFGNGERTGNVDIVTLALNMFTQGVDPEIDCSDINRMKEVYEYSNQLVIPERHPYVGELVYTAFSGSHQDAINKGMKAIKQANKTLWEVPYLPIDPQDVGRSYEAIIRINSQSGKGGIAYILQADYGLNLPRGMQVEFREDIQQITDEEGKEMPSKKIYERFIELYVDQPDARLKFVDHHTYPDTEHKGLRILSAEITDRGETKRIEGRGTGPVDGFIDALSHYLGFRLSVVNYSEHSLQHGSDAAAISYMEIEHPNGKIFGAGINKSIVAASLEGIVSAANRIIGK; encoded by the coding sequence ATGACCGATATGACCACTCCCCGCATTGTGGGTATGCCCGACGCCCGCAAGAAGTACGAACCTTATCCGATTGTTGATCTGAAGGACCGCCAATGGCCGTCCAGGCGAATCGAGAAAGCGCCGATCTGGTGCTCCGTCGATTTGCGCGATGGCAATCAGGCCCTGATCGACCCGATGGGCCATGACCGCAAGGTGCGGATGTTCGCCCTGTTGCTCGATATGGGTTTCAAGGAAATCGAGATCGGTTTTCCCTCGGCATCGCAGACGGATTTCGACTTTGCCCGCTGGTGCATCGAGCAAGGCAATGTTGCCGATGATGTATCCCTGCAGGTTTTGGTGCAGTGCCGTCCTGAACTGATCACCCGCACCTTCGAATCGTTGCAGGGTGCGACCAAGCCGATTGTCCATTTCTACAATTCGACCAGCGAATTGCAGCGCCGGGTTGTCTTCAACAAGGATGTCGGGGGTATCAAGACCATCGCCACCGATGCGGCCAAGATGATCACCGATATGGCTGCCAAGGCGGGTGGCGGTTTGCGCTTCCAATATTCGCCAGAGAGCTTTACCGGCACCGAGCTGGAAGTCGCGCTGGAGATTTGCAACGCAGTCACCGAGATCGTCAAACCGACCCCTGATAACAAGCTGATCATCAATCTGCCCTCAACGGTCGAGATGTCGACGCCGAACGTTTATGCAGACCGTATCGAATGGATGTGCCGTCAGCTCGACAATCGCGAGAATCTGATCATTTCGTTGCATCCGCACAATGATCGAGGCACAGGTATTGCCACGACAGAGCTGGGCCTGATGGCCGGTGCTGATCGTGTTGAAGGTACCTTGTTCGGCAATGGCGAGCGCACCGGCAATGTCGATATCGTGACGCTGGCGTTGAACATGTTCACGCAAGGTGTCGATCCGGAAATTGATTGCTCCGACATCAACCGGATGAAGGAAGTCTATGAATATTCCAACCAGCTGGTGATTCCGGAACGCCACCCCTATGTGGGCGAACTGGTCTATACGGCCTTCTCCGGTTCGCATCAGGATGCGATCAACAAGGGCATGAAGGCGATCAAACAGGCCAACAAGACCCTGTGGGAAGTGCCGTATTTGCCGATTGATCCGCAGGATGTCGGGCGCAGTTATGAGGCGATCATCCGTATCAACTCCCAGTCAGGTAAGGGCGGCATCGCCTATATTCTTCAGGCCGATTATGGCCTGAACCTGCCGCGCGGCATGCAGGTGGAGTTCCGCGAGGACATTCAGCAGATCACCGACGAGGAAGGCAAGGAAATGCCGTCCAAAAAGATCTACGAGCGGTTCATCGAGCTTTATGTCGATCAGCCGGATGCACGGTTGAAGTTTGTGGATCATCACACCTACCCGGATACGGAACATAAGGGTCTGCGCATTCTCTCCGCTGAAATTACCGATCGCGGCGAGACCAAGCGGATCGAGGGCAGGGGCACCGGCCCTGTTGATGGCTTCATCGATGCTCTGTCGCATTATCTCGGTTTCAGGCTCTCAGTCGTCAATTATTCGGAGCATTCGCTCCAGCATGGTTCCGATGCGGCGGCTATCAGCTACATGGAAATCGAGCATCCAAACGGCAAGATTTTCGGTGCGGGTATCAATAAGAGTATCGTTGCCGCCTCGCTTGAAGGCATTGTTTCGGCGGCCAACCGCATTATCGGCAAGTAA
- a CDS encoding alpha/beta fold hydrolase yields the protein MHQLGAIEMGEKAGAPVVFLHGFGGTAASWHPVQTTISEKHTTIAFDLPGHGASLDYPDAVTARHFAQAVIDDIGRRNIQKVHLVGHSMGGATAALIAAFAPEKVSSLTLLAPGGFGPDINGRLLQHYADAREYDDLKMALEGMFGWRHPVPEDMIRRDAELHRKPGQIERLDAILVRMTKDGLQGTIPKEFLEALTMPVTVAWGRLDNVLPLYQSEGLPSSFAVHRFDGAGHMLIEEIPDEVISLILATVGAG from the coding sequence ATGCATCAGTTGGGCGCAATCGAGATGGGCGAGAAAGCGGGTGCGCCCGTCGTTTTCTTACATGGTTTTGGTGGAACGGCTGCCAGTTGGCATCCTGTACAGACCACAATCTCCGAAAAGCACACAACCATTGCATTTGATTTGCCCGGCCACGGAGCATCACTTGATTATCCCGATGCTGTGACTGCACGTCATTTCGCGCAGGCGGTGATTGACGATATTGGCAGGCGCAATATTCAGAAGGTGCATCTCGTCGGTCATTCAATGGGCGGCGCAACGGCGGCCTTGATCGCAGCTTTTGCGCCGGAGAAAGTCTCATCGCTGACATTGCTTGCACCCGGTGGTTTTGGTCCTGACATTAATGGGCGGTTGCTGCAGCATTATGCGGATGCGCGGGAATATGATGATCTGAAGATGGCGCTCGAAGGCATGTTCGGCTGGCGTCATCCGGTGCCCGAAGACATGATCAGGCGCGATGCCGAACTTCACCGGAAACCCGGACAGATCGAGCGGCTCGATGCCATTCTCGTCCGGATGACGAAGGATGGGCTGCAAGGGACAATTCCCAAGGAATTCCTTGAGGCGCTCACGATGCCCGTCACAGTTGCATGGGGACGGCTCGACAATGTTTTGCCCCTCTATCAATCGGAAGGTCTTCCATCCAGCTTCGCCGTACACCGATTTGATGGGGCAGGGCATATGCTGATCGAGGAAATTCCTGATGAAGTCATCAGCCTGATTTTAGCAACTGTGGGCGCAGGCTGA
- a CDS encoding metallophosphoesterase family protein: MFRLAHISDIHLSPLPALSLRELISKRITGYVNWRSNRKGSMTGGTLETLIADLKAQSPDHLAVTGDLVNLALDEELETAERWLKTLGNPHDVSVVPGNHDAYVPGALKKTRRYWAPWMLGDRQVAEHRPVEFPYLRVRGDVALIGVSSARATAPFMATGDLRDRQARRLGEILDETGKRGLFRVIMIHHPPVRGAAPAHKRLLGIGLFQRTVRQHGAELVLHGHTHLATRYEINGPDWKIPVVCVPSASQSFGAHKPPARFNIFAIEKTNSGWSCRMTERGIVNAEMTIETIAEHDLNVGAVSANA; the protein is encoded by the coding sequence ATGTTCCGCCTTGCACACATCTCCGATATTCATCTCTCGCCTTTGCCCGCGCTAAGCCTGCGCGAGCTGATTTCCAAGCGCATCACGGGTTACGTCAACTGGCGCTCTAACCGCAAAGGATCGATGACCGGCGGGACGCTCGAAACATTGATTGCTGATTTGAAAGCACAGTCACCTGATCATCTGGCGGTGACCGGCGATCTCGTCAACCTTGCCCTTGACGAGGAACTGGAAACGGCGGAGCGTTGGTTGAAAACACTCGGCAATCCCCACGACGTTTCTGTTGTGCCGGGTAATCACGACGCCTATGTACCCGGCGCGTTGAAGAAGACGCGGCGCTATTGGGCGCCGTGGATGCTGGGGGACCGCCAGGTAGCCGAGCATCGCCCGGTTGAATTCCCTTATTTAAGGGTTCGCGGCGATGTGGCGCTGATCGGCGTATCCTCGGCACGAGCAACCGCCCCGTTCATGGCAACAGGCGATTTACGCGACCGGCAAGCGCGGCGTCTCGGCGAAATCCTTGACGAAACCGGCAAGCGCGGGCTTTTCCGGGTGATTATGATCCATCACCCGCCAGTGCGCGGTGCAGCGCCCGCGCATAAGCGGCTGCTTGGCATCGGGTTGTTTCAGCGGACCGTACGACAGCATGGCGCGGAACTTGTCCTGCATGGCCACACCCATCTGGCAACACGCTATGAAATCAATGGGCCTGACTGGAAAATCCCTGTTGTTTGCGTACCATCCGCCAGCCAGAGCTTTGGGGCGCACAAGCCACCGGCACGTTTCAATATTTTCGCAATCGAAAAGACCAATTCCGGCTGGTCGTGCCGCATGACGGAGCGCGGCATCGTCAACGCCGAAATGACTATCGAGACGATAGCAGAGCATGATCTGAACGTGGGCGCCGTTTCCGCAAACGCCTAA
- a CDS encoding NUDIX domain-containing protein yields the protein MKWRHRLFHTYFLLRRPMTLGARGVILDEAAQSVFLVRHTYVPGWQFPGGGVETGHTVEQTLAKELMEEGNIELTGRPQLFAIYHNAHASKRDHVALYICRSFRQTAPRLPDREIAEAGFFRLNALPDGTTEATRRRLAEILEGAEVPLTW from the coding sequence GTGAAATGGCGGCATCGCCTGTTTCACACCTATTTTCTTCTGCGGCGTCCGATGACGTTGGGTGCGCGGGGCGTTATCCTTGACGAGGCGGCGCAATCGGTCTTCCTCGTCAGGCATACTTATGTGCCGGGTTGGCAATTTCCCGGCGGCGGTGTTGAGACCGGCCATACCGTCGAGCAGACATTGGCTAAGGAACTGATGGAAGAGGGCAATATCGAGCTGACGGGAAGGCCCCAGCTCTTTGCCATCTATCACAATGCCCATGCATCGAAGCGCGATCATGTCGCGCTCTATATTTGCCGCTCATTCCGGCAGACTGCGCCGCGCCTGCCGGATCGCGAAATCGCCGAAGCCGGATTTTTCAGGCTCAATGCTCTTCCGGATGGTACAACGGAGGCAACCCGGCGCCGGCTTGCTGAAATTCTGGAGGGTGCCGAGGTGCCGCTGACCTGGTAG
- a CDS encoding glutathione S-transferase family protein, with the protein MGLLVDGKWHDQWYDTKDSGGRFIRSESQFRNWVTVDGSAGPTGKAGFKAEAGRYHLYVSYACPWAHRTLIFRALKKLQDVISVSVVDHFMGAEGWTFNAVDGATPDHLFGFKRLHEVYTRADPAYSGRVTVPVLWDKQQNTIVSNESAEIIRMLNSAFNTFGDASLDFYPQALRTEIDAINALVYPNINNGVYRAGFATTQEAYEEAFDQLFATLDQLEERLAKQRYLTGNQLTEADWRLFTTLLRFDPVYVGHFKCNRQRIADYPNLSNYTRDLYQVPGVAETVNMLHIKAHYYGSHKTINPTGIIPKGPELDFAAPHDRERF; encoded by the coding sequence ATGGGTCTTCTCGTTGACGGCAAATGGCATGACCAATGGTACGACACCAAGGACAGCGGCGGACGTTTCATCCGTTCAGAATCGCAGTTCCGCAATTGGGTGACGGTAGACGGCTCCGCTGGACCTACGGGCAAAGCCGGGTTCAAGGCTGAAGCCGGGCGTTATCATCTCTATGTTTCCTACGCCTGCCCATGGGCGCATCGCACCTTGATTTTCCGGGCGCTGAAAAAGCTGCAGGATGTCATTTCCGTATCCGTTGTCGATCATTTCATGGGAGCCGAAGGCTGGACCTTCAATGCCGTCGACGGCGCTACTCCTGATCATCTCTTTGGTTTCAAACGGCTTCACGAAGTCTATACGCGCGCTGATCCTGCTTATTCTGGCCGCGTAACGGTGCCTGTGCTTTGGGACAAGCAGCAGAACACCATCGTTTCAAACGAGTCTGCGGAAATCATCCGAATGCTGAACTCGGCATTCAATACTTTTGGCGATGCCTCACTGGATTTCTATCCTCAAGCCCTGCGCACCGAGATCGACGCCATCAATGCGCTTGTTTATCCCAATATCAACAATGGGGTGTACCGCGCAGGCTTTGCCACCACGCAGGAAGCCTACGAAGAAGCGTTTGACCAGTTGTTTGCAACACTGGATCAATTGGAAGAGCGTCTTGCCAAACAGCGCTATCTCACTGGCAATCAGTTGACCGAGGCCGATTGGCGTCTGTTCACCACCTTGCTGCGTTTCGACCCTGTCTATGTCGGGCATTTCAAATGCAACCGGCAGCGCATTGCTGATTATCCGAACCTGTCAAACTATACACGCGATCTCTATCAGGTGCCCGGTGTAGCCGAGACGGTGAACATGCTGCACATCAAGGCGCATTATTACGGCAGCCATAAAACCATCAATCCAACAGGTATTATCCCCAAGGGACCGGAACTGGATTTTGCCGCGCCCCATGACCGGGAGCGCTTCTGA
- a CDS encoding GNAT family N-acetyltransferase, whose product MLTHVVTYAPEEPAHDADIEDINKEAFGPGRFTRAAYRIREGGPHDRNLSFVAMNGAYVVGSVRLTPILIGNTPAMLLGPLAVRPAWKKQGIGAALMRKSMETARLAGHKLIILVGDEPYYAPFGFRQIVGHQIEMPAPVEPSRFLACELEPRVLKDVQGRVRHADSGGR is encoded by the coding sequence ATGCTGACCCATGTCGTGACCTACGCGCCGGAAGAACCGGCGCACGATGCTGACATTGAAGACATCAACAAAGAGGCTTTTGGCCCGGGCCGTTTTACCCGTGCTGCCTATCGCATCCGCGAAGGCGGACCGCATGACCGCAATCTCTCCTTTGTTGCGATGAATGGCGCTTATGTTGTCGGCTCCGTACGGTTGACACCCATCCTGATCGGCAACACTCCGGCCATGCTGCTCGGTCCACTCGCGGTTCGGCCCGCTTGGAAGAAGCAGGGTATCGGCGCGGCGCTTATGCGCAAATCCATGGAGACGGCGCGTCTTGCCGGGCACAAGCTGATCATTCTGGTTGGTGACGAGCCTTATTACGCTCCTTTTGGCTTCCGGCAGATTGTCGGGCATCAGATCGAAATGCCAGCGCCAGTCGAACCATCCCGCTTTCTCGCCTGCGAACTTGAGCCTCGAGTGCTGAAAGATGTTCAGGGCCGGGTACGACACGCGGATTCGGGTGGTCGCTAA